CGGTGTGCTTGCCGGCGATACCCTCAGGGCCGCGGCCGATTGGGGTCTTCCGCTCGCCGCCGTGACCCTGATCCATCGAAACGGCTACTTTCGCCAGAGGATCGACGCCTCGGGCCAACAACTCGAAGAGCCCGATGCCTGGAACGTCGCCGATCACCTCACCGAGATGCAACCCAGGGTGCAGGTAGAGGTCGAGGGCCAGACCGTCGTCCTTCGGGGATGGCTCGCGGTGATCGAGGGAGTCCTGGGCCACAAGATCCCGGTCTATTTCCTGGACAGCGACCTCGAAGAGAATACCGAGGAGCAGAGGCGACTCACCGACGTCCTCTATGGTGGTGACCATCGTCACCGGCTTTGCCAGGAGATCATCCTCGGTATCGGTGGGCTGCGCTTCCTCCGGGCGATGGGGCACGACGGGCTCGACACCTATCACATGAACGAGGGTCATTCGAGCCTGCTGACGCTGGAGCTGATGCACCTGGCCGCTCGGCGCGCCGGTCGCAAGGTACCTTCCTCCTCGGACGTGAGTCACGTCAAGAACCACTGCGTGTTCACCACCCACACGCCCGTCGCCGCGGGGCACGACCGTTTTCCCAAGGAGCTTTTCGAAAGACTCCTTCCCAAGGAGTTGTTTCTGCACCTCGCCCAGCTCTTCCCGGGCGACGTCGTCAACATGACCGAGCTCGCGCTCTTGCACAGTCGCTACGTCAACGGGGTCGCGCGCCGACATGGCGAGGTGGCCCGCGGAATGTTCGGAGGGTACGACGTCTCGGCGATCACGAACGGCGTCCACGCCGCAACCTGGGCGGCACCCTCGATCGCACGACTGTTCGATCGGCACGTTCCCGGATGGCGAGAGGACAACCAGAGCCTGCGCTACATGAGCGCCGTGCCTCTCGAAGAGCTCGTGGAAGCTCACCGGATCGCAAAACAGGATCTCCTCTCGGCGATCAAGGAGTCATTGCAGATCGAGCTGGACGAGAAGGTGATCACGATTGGCTTCGCCCGTCGGGCCACGGCCTACAAACGGGCCGACCTCGTGTTTCGAGACGTCGACAGGTTGAATCAGATCGCCGAGAAGGCCGGTCCCATGCAGTTCGTCTACGCGGGGAAGGCCCATCCTCGCGACGAGCGAGGCAAAGCCATCATCCAGAGGGTCCTCTCGGTTCGCGAGAAACTCTCCCCGAAGATCCGGCTCGTCTATCTGGAGAACTACAACATGAGACTGGGGGCGCTCCTCACCGCGGGCTCCGACCTGTGGCTGAATACGCCGGAGGCGCCGAAGGAAGCTTCGGGGACCAGCGGCATGAAAGCGGCCCTCAACGGCGTACCCAGTTTGAGCATCCTCGACGGTTGGTGGATCGAGGGATATATCGAGGGTGTAACCGGTTGGTCGATCGGCGAGACCCCCAAGCTGTCCTCGGAGCCGGACGGGGAGGCGGACGCTGCGAGCTTGTATGACAAGCTGGAGAGGGTAATCCTCCCTCTCTTTTACCGCGACCTTTCCGGCTACATGGAAGTGGCTCGACATGCCATCGCCCTGAACGGTAGTTTCTTCAACACCGAGCGGATGGTAAGCGAGTATGCGCGCCAGGCTTATCGACTCTCGCGAGAAGTCTAGGCAGGCTGATGAAAAAGTACAATCCAGCCTGCGCGAGCGGAGCGAGCCCGGCGCGCTCGCCGCGCCGTAAGCAGCCCGAGCCGTGGCGGCACGATCGATTACGGGTCCCGCCACGGCATTGAGCACTCTAGACCGGAAGCACTCTTCGATGAGCTACGAGAAACGCCTGGAAAGCGGCATCGTGATTTGCTCCACCCTTCCGCGACACGCGCGTGCTCTCGAGCAGCTCCAGCTTCTCGTTTTTCCAACCCTGGACGACTCGGAACGCTTCAAGGAAGCCCACTACCGCAAGCACGTCGAGATTTTCCCCGAGGGGCAGTTCGTGGCTCTCGATGGGAAGCGTGTCGTGGGAATGACGACGACGATCCGTACTCTCTTCGATTTCGATCACCCCCAGCATACGTTCGCCGACATGATTCAAGGCGGATGGCTCACGTCGCACGATCCCGAGGGAGACTGGCTCTATGGCGCGGACATCGGCACCGATCCCGC
This window of the Vicinamibacteria bacterium genome carries:
- the glgP gene encoding alpha-glucan family phosphorylase; the encoded protein is MLETTIAYFSMEIGLSHRMPTYSGGLGVLAGDTLRAAADWGLPLAAVTLIHRNGYFRQRIDASGQQLEEPDAWNVADHLTEMQPRVQVEVEGQTVVLRGWLAVIEGVLGHKIPVYFLDSDLEENTEEQRRLTDVLYGGDHRHRLCQEIILGIGGLRFLRAMGHDGLDTYHMNEGHSSLLTLELMHLAARRAGRKVPSSSDVSHVKNHCVFTTHTPVAAGHDRFPKELFERLLPKELFLHLAQLFPGDVVNMTELALLHSRYVNGVARRHGEVARGMFGGYDVSAITNGVHAATWAAPSIARLFDRHVPGWREDNQSLRYMSAVPLEELVEAHRIAKQDLLSAIKESLQIELDEKVITIGFARRATAYKRADLVFRDVDRLNQIAEKAGPMQFVYAGKAHPRDERGKAIIQRVLSVREKLSPKIRLVYLENYNMRLGALLTAGSDLWLNTPEAPKEASGTSGMKAALNGVPSLSILDGWWIEGYIEGVTGWSIGETPKLSSEPDGEADAASLYDKLERVILPLFYRDLSGYMEVARHAIALNGSFFNTERMVSEYARQAYRLSREV
- a CDS encoding GNAT family N-acetyltransferase, which gives rise to MSYEKRLESGIVICSTLPRHARALEQLQLLVFPTLDDSERFKEAHYRKHVEIFPEGQFVALDGKRVVGMTTTIRTLFDFDHPQHTFADMIQGGWLTSHDPEGDWLYGADIGTDPAYRRRGIARGLYAARHDTVKRLGLKGQVTVGMLRGYGDLKGTMSAEAYYQALLRGQLTDPTISAQMRIGFEPLGLVSDYLHDPACDNYGVLLVLAADKEVHSR